From Capra hircus breed San Clemente chromosome 1, ASM170441v1, whole genome shotgun sequence, the proteins below share one genomic window:
- the LOC102174738 gene encoding S-phase kinase-associated protein 1 — MPSIKLQSSDGEIFEVDVEIAKQSVTIKTMLEDLGMDDEGDDDPVPLPNVNAAILKKVIQWCTHHKDDPPPPEDDENKEKRTDDIPVWDQEFLKVDQGTLFELILAANYLDIKGLLDVTCKTVANMIKGKTPEEIRKTFNIKNDFTEEEEAQVRKENQWCEEK; from the coding sequence ATGCCTTCAATTAAGTTGCAGAGTTCTGATGGAGAGATATTTGAAGTTGATGTTGAAATTGCAAAACAGTCTGTGACCATCAAGACTATGTTGGAAGATTTGGGAATGGATGATGAAGGAGATGATGATCCAGTCCCCTTGCCAAATGTTAATGCAGCAATATTAAAAAAGGTCATTCAGTGGTGCACCCACCACAAGGATGATCCTCCTCCTCCTGAGGATGATGAGAACAAAGAAAAACGAACAGATGATATACCTGTTTGGGATCAAGAATTCCTGAAAGTTGACCAAGGGACACTCTTTGAGCTTATATTGGCAGCAAACTACTTAGACATCAAAGGTTTGCTTGACGTTACCTGCAAGACTGTTGCTAATATGATCAAGGGCAAAACTCCTGAGGAGATTCGAAAGACATTCAATATCAAAAATGATTTTACTGAAGAAGAGGAAGCCCAGGTACGCAAAGAGAACCAGTGGTGTGAGGAGAAGTGA